One genomic region from Pyrinomonadaceae bacterium encodes:
- a CDS encoding RNA-binding protein codes for MSTKLYVGNLAFQTTSQELQELFATAGTVESASVVEDRDTGRSRGFAFVEMSTKEEAAAAIDQFNGKEVGGRALKVNEAKPRENRSGGGGGGRGFGGNRGGFGGNRGGGGGRSGGGYGGGGGGSREPRW; via the coding sequence ATGTCAACAAAACTTTATGTTGGAAACCTCGCTTTCCAAACCACCAGTCAGGAGCTGCAGGAATTGTTCGCAACGGCCGGCACGGTTGAATCAGCGAGTGTCGTGGAAGACCGCGACACCGGACGTTCGAGAGGGTTCGCCTTCGTCGAAATGTCCACCAAGGAAGAAGCCGCAGCAGCCATCGATCAGTTCAATGGCAAAGAAGTCGGCGGACGCGCCCTGAAAGTCAACGAAGCCAAACCACGCGAGAATCGCAGTGGCGGCGGCGGTGGCGGTCGTGGGTTTGGCGGCAACCGCGGCGGCTTTGGCGGTAATCGTGGTGGTGGTGGCGGTCGCAGCGGCGGCGGCTACGGCGGCGGTGGCGGCGGCAGTCGCGAACCGCGCTGGTAA
- a CDS encoding DEAD/DEAH box helicase, which produces MDFSQLGLAPAQLSACESLGYNEPTPIQLQAIPVILSGRDVIGCAETGTGKTAAFLLPILQKISERARPGLRVLVLAPTRELALQIQKNYGELNLSKDNRSVIAIGGANIRKQISELRRGASVLIATPGRLLDLTERQAVNLSTIEVLVLDEADRMLDMGFLPAIRRVLSMLPSKRQTLLFSATMSGNIEQLARSTMKEPRLIEVNQRGQAATMVEQTVYHVEQHSKTALLIDLLEKEREPFARVLVFTRTRRGAERLSHILKARDHSVDRIHADRSQPQREAALREFSDGRTRVLVATDIAARGLDVDSVSHVINYDVPAAPEDYVHRVGRTGRAGNQGKAITIVAPVDELSMRAIERLTGQAVKRVVPEGFGGVQTASVLAVKPIAGATRPRSSTMRSFRPRRAR; this is translated from the coding sequence ATGGATTTTTCTCAACTGGGACTTGCGCCTGCGCAACTGAGCGCTTGCGAGTCTCTCGGATATAACGAACCGACACCTATTCAGCTACAGGCGATTCCTGTCATTCTCAGCGGCCGAGACGTAATCGGCTGTGCCGAAACCGGCACCGGAAAGACGGCCGCATTTTTACTTCCCATTCTGCAGAAGATCAGCGAGCGCGCGCGGCCCGGCCTGCGAGTGCTGGTACTGGCACCCACCCGTGAGCTGGCGCTGCAAATTCAAAAGAATTATGGCGAGCTCAACCTGTCGAAGGACAATCGCAGCGTAATTGCGATCGGTGGCGCAAACATACGAAAACAAATCAGCGAGTTGCGTCGCGGAGCGAGCGTTTTGATCGCTACGCCTGGACGTTTACTCGATCTCACTGAAAGACAAGCGGTCAACCTTTCCACGATCGAGGTATTGGTCCTGGACGAAGCAGATCGCATGCTGGATATGGGATTTCTGCCCGCCATCCGGCGCGTGCTTTCGATGCTGCCTTCAAAACGGCAGACACTTTTGTTTTCCGCGACGATGTCCGGAAACATTGAACAGCTTGCTCGTTCGACGATGAAAGAGCCCAGGTTGATTGAAGTAAATCAACGTGGTCAAGCGGCGACCATGGTCGAACAGACCGTTTACCATGTCGAGCAGCATTCCAAAACAGCGCTCCTGATCGATCTCCTGGAAAAAGAGCGGGAACCGTTCGCCCGCGTGCTCGTGTTTACGCGAACGCGGCGCGGCGCCGAGCGCCTGTCACACATTTTGAAAGCTCGCGATCACAGCGTGGATCGCATTCACGCCGATCGCTCGCAGCCGCAGCGCGAGGCCGCCTTGCGGGAGTTCAGCGACGGTCGCACCCGCGTGTTGGTGGCGACGGACATCGCGGCCCGCGGACTTGATGTTGATTCGGTCTCGCACGTGATTAATTACGACGTGCCGGCCGCGCCGGAAGATTACGTTCACCGCGTCGGCCGCACCGGCAGAGCCGGGAACCAGGGCAAGGCGATTACGATCGTTGCGCCGGTCGACGAGCTGTCAATGCGAGCCATTGAAAGACTGACCGGACAAGCAGTGAAGCGCGTTGTCCCCGAAGGATTTGGGGGAGTGCAGACCGCCTCAGTGTTAGCGGTCAAGCCAATTGCCGGCGCCACGCGGCCGCGAAGCAGCACCATGCGATCGTTTCGACCGCGTCGCGCGAGATAA
- a CDS encoding radical SAM protein, with product MKVLLVNPEFPDTYWSFRHALPFEGKRCAFPPLGLLTVSALLPASWERRLVDLNIEKLRTSDIEWADMVMATAMLVQEDSLREVVRRAKARGKRVVIGGPYITTTIHDLPDADHIFLGEAETTLPQFIEDLARGEAKRSYQAAERPPLSATPLADFELANMKRYSAMSVQYSRGCPFSCEFCDIIEIYGRVPRTKSNQQMVAEFQALYDLGWRGTLFVVDDNFIGNKKNVRQLLPELARWQKERDYPFSLLTEASLNLADDEALLASMRDAGFHRVFIGIETPVAESLQEAQKPQNRGDLLGSVKKIQSYGMEVMAGFIVGFDNDPLDVFERQIDFIRKSAIPLAMVGLLNALPDTQLWRRLEREGRLLGNDATGNNTVCSLNFKTIMDPALLIQGYQRIMQTIYSPREYYERALVSMKRTATEFVERPHYNALNALASFTRILVRLGVFDRERREFWRFFTKTLLKHRNRFAESMRLAAMGYHFRKLSDAYSES from the coding sequence ATGAAAGTTCTGCTCGTCAATCCTGAATTCCCGGATACATATTGGAGTTTTCGCCATGCGCTGCCTTTCGAAGGTAAGCGATGTGCTTTCCCGCCTTTGGGCCTGTTAACGGTGTCGGCTTTGTTGCCGGCGTCGTGGGAAAGACGACTGGTCGACCTGAATATCGAAAAGCTGCGAACATCCGATATCGAATGGGCTGACATGGTCATGGCAACCGCTATGTTGGTGCAGGAAGACTCGCTGCGAGAGGTCGTCCGGCGGGCAAAAGCTCGCGGTAAACGCGTAGTAATTGGCGGCCCTTACATAACGACGACGATTCACGACCTGCCCGACGCTGATCACATTTTTCTCGGTGAAGCCGAGACAACTTTGCCGCAGTTCATCGAGGACCTGGCGCGCGGTGAAGCTAAACGGTCATACCAGGCTGCTGAGCGTCCGCCGCTATCTGCGACGCCACTCGCGGATTTTGAACTCGCTAACATGAAGCGCTATAGCGCGATGTCAGTGCAGTATTCCCGCGGCTGTCCCTTCTCATGCGAATTCTGCGACATCATTGAAATCTACGGGCGCGTACCGCGAACGAAAAGCAATCAACAGATGGTCGCCGAGTTCCAGGCGCTGTACGATCTGGGTTGGCGCGGCACCCTGTTCGTCGTTGATGACAATTTCATCGGCAACAAAAAGAATGTCAGGCAACTGTTGCCCGAGCTCGCCAGATGGCAGAAAGAGCGAGACTATCCGTTTTCACTTCTCACCGAAGCCAGTCTGAACCTCGCTGACGACGAGGCCTTGCTCGCCAGCATGCGGGATGCGGGCTTCCATCGCGTGTTCATCGGGATCGAAACCCCGGTCGCAGAGAGCTTGCAGGAAGCCCAGAAGCCGCAGAACCGCGGCGACCTACTCGGTTCCGTGAAGAAGATTCAGAGTTACGGAATGGAAGTCATGGCCGGGTTCATTGTCGGGTTCGATAATGATCCGCTGGACGTCTTTGAGCGCCAGATCGATTTCATTCGCAAGAGCGCCATCCCATTGGCAATGGTTGGCTTGCTCAACGCTCTGCCCGATACGCAATTGTGGAGAAGACTGGAACGCGAAGGCAGGTTGCTGGGAAACGATGCTACCGGAAACAATACCGTGTGCAGTCTTAACTTCAAGACGATAATGGATCCCGCATTATTGATTCAGGGTTACCAGAGAATCATGCAGACCATTTATAGTCCGCGCGAGTATTACGAGCGGGCTCTCGTGTCCATGAAGCGAACAGCGACCGAGTTTGTGGAGCGGCCACACTACAACGCCCTTAACGCGCTCGCTTCCTTCACGCGGATTTTAGTTAGACTGGGAGTATTCGATCGCGAGCGCCGGGAATTCTGGCGCTTCTTCACGAAAACACTTCTCAAACACCGCAATCGATTTGCGGAATCGATGCGCCTGGCAGCGATGGGATATCACTTTCGCAAACTAAGCGACGCGTACAGCGAAAGCTAA
- a CDS encoding helix-turn-helix transcriptional regulator, whose amino-acid sequence MIRVQIDLLLKAQGRSFYWLAKETGVSHTTLWRLKKDKAQGITFNTLESICRALGCQPGDVLKVTRDRSIKQRR is encoded by the coding sequence ATGATCAGAGTTCAAATTGATCTCTTATTGAAAGCGCAGGGCCGATCGTTTTATTGGCTGGCGAAAGAAACCGGGGTTAGCCACACCACGCTTTGGCGTCTGAAAAAGGACAAGGCTCAGGGAATCACCTTCAATACGCTTGAGAGTATTTGCCGAGCTTTAGGATGTCAGCCAGGTGATGTGCTAAAAGTCACCCGTGACCGTTCGATCAAACAGCGTCGCTAA
- a CDS encoding STAS domain-containing protein: MSELGIRERQVGSVTILHTDAMLRIKLRFGGSSVPLADAAAALLASGRKHILLSLDGVNSISAKNLGELVATYVSVKNGGGQFKLFNLTPTVRQLMQATNLFAVFQLHDTEANAIKSFPADASQATGNAISQEAQIR, encoded by the coding sequence TTGAGCGAACTAGGCATCAGAGAGCGGCAAGTCGGAAGCGTTACCATCCTGCACACGGATGCAATGCTGAGAATCAAGCTGCGTTTCGGCGGAAGCAGTGTGCCGTTGGCCGATGCTGCGGCCGCGCTTCTGGCATCCGGACGAAAACATATCCTGCTGAGTCTTGATGGAGTCAACTCGATCAGTGCGAAGAACCTGGGAGAGTTGGTGGCGACGTACGTGTCAGTAAAGAACGGTGGGGGCCAGTTCAAGTTATTCAACCTGACGCCCACGGTGCGTCAGTTGATGCAGGCGACGAATCTGTTTGCGGTCTTTCAGCTTCACGACACCGAAGCGAACGCTATCAAAAGCTTTCCCGCTGATGCTAGCCAGGCGACCGGTAACGCGATTTCGCAAGAAGCGCAAATAAGATGA